A genomic window from Ruminiclostridium cellulolyticum H10 includes:
- a CDS encoding non-ribosomal peptide synthetase, whose amino-acid sequence MSVMQFLSRLRNMGVNLWLDKDDLKYQAPKGVVNKTLLAEISQNKHEIIEFLKKLKIETSSNNERIPQAPRDGITEFPLSYSQQSMWFYDQLIKGNPAFNISNAVKITGKLDTAAIENAINELVKRHEALRTTFISNNEGNPVQVINPQFKAQLCTTYVDYSADESRFKDLLKEEARGVFNLETGPLFRFHLFILSEEEYILTMVIHHIISDGWSNTVLVGELFTLYKDSVQGVEQVLPLPPVQFADYAYWEKNRLRGELLENLLNYWKTQLANTGTLKLPLDRERSAVRSFEGGYEAVEISPELTKKIDIICKSKNVTQFILILAAFKTLLYIYSGQQDICVGTVVANRNRKEIERAIGFFMNTLALRTRIDGESCFTEILEREKKTTYDAFTYQELPFDKMVEELKPPREDGVNPFFQVMFILQNTQKVELELPGVKMKPIEIESGMAPFDLRLQLTESHEGLKGGFDYNLSIFDPATIRSLARHLITTLECIVQNPEQKIIQLPIFTPDEKRDIKNKFRPTNEEKLKIAVAATFTAEPVEDYINWWCKQFGIKTEVAFAPYNQIFQQILDETSLISLNNGANVLLVRFEDWLRNDMSGDAEQLEKLEKNFSDLVNALKSKTKGIPYFAGVLPVCRYSNISQRVSEFIEDMNCRWKMVLEEMENVYVMDCRFLNEHYAIDVVFDPLKDTEAHMPFSDTFFSALGTVVARKICAWRKQNFKVIVLDCDNTLWKGVCGEEGTQGVIINEPFKRMQGFMLKRYREGMLLAVCSKNNEADVWDVFENNKGMLLKKEHFIAWRINWRSKADNIKEIADELNLGIDSFIFIDDSPVECSEVMMKLPEVLTLNLPEDEAQIPGYLKHVWAFDRFKVTAEDAQRTQMYLAEKERKQIQDSVQSLDGFIKGLELKMSMNPVEDSQYIRAAQLTHRTNQFNLSTIRRTEEELRQLTSLPGFRCHVIEVSDRFGDYGLVGVIISKESGSKLFIDTFLLSCRVLGRRIEDAILVGLKKLCIKTGTKVLEAEFRPTEKNIPFKNFLNNSGWKSIEEGNELSRFQLDIEAISDNENLVECYFNSKFEVSVKSPEVVKSKHEPVHIKQEEKETSVNNGWKVLSVNRENLLHKAYLLALENAFGKSLTALPVHRTGTGAKAVATKNEEYKAPCNKTEKILVEIWQEILGVENIGVNDDFFRLGGHSLTAVSIISRLRDRFHKYIPLQWIIENRTIGQLGKLIGEIEETDNSDDEQDHISMVSDETKEYPLSFSQQSMWFYDQLNKGNAVFNLSSAVRISGRLNIEILKQTLENAVMSHEALRTTFKNIDGIPVQVINDSVAVEINKIDLTHLNKNNEEEIKNHLKQEARFIFNLEKGPLFRFCLFFLNGNEYIFSMTTHHIVSDGWSNTIIVEEFLRHYTQFAEGQNIEIKPLPIRFADYAVWERNRFTGERLDKLMGYWKKQLENPTTLELPTDKARPKTRTYEGGFESIAIPEALVPELKKLCNNQGVTMFMLILAAFQTLLHRYSGQNDIFTGTVVANRNRAEIENTVGPFINTLVLKTNFDENPDFLCLLAKVKKTTLEAYEHQELPFDKMLEEMRLERDLSRAPLFQVMFILHNNKKAELELDGMRITEIDVASDMAPFDLRLQLTETEKGIKGGFDYNISLFETETVKAISMHLIKLIESIVQKPTEKVSGLEYITETEKRQILTEFNNTDADFPEEKVIYQYLEEQAEKESENIAVILENKKLSYVELNDRANCLARLLQKNGVGRESIVALMMERSLEMITAIMAVQKAGGAYLPVDPHFPAERIDYILKDSDTGILLTHKEFGDLKIPQNIKKINLDLIDLSHGEKSNLPLIATSENIAYVIYTSGSTGKPKGTLIEHRSLVNRLNWMQKKYPLNRDDIILQKTPYTFDVSVWELFWWSIAGAKVCFLEPGAEKDPGKIVEAIEKNNITVIHFVPSMLGVFLEYLNQTGEVSRVAGLKQVFASGEALTPSQVKAFRSLLSKNETRLANLYGPTEATIDVSYFDCDTEDELDSIPIGKPIDNTKLLIMDKNMQLQPVGVTGELCIGGNCLAREYLNKPEMTDEKFIPNPYKPNERLYRTGDLAKWRRDGNIEYLGRIDFQVKIRGLRIELGEIEKQLTAHPDVKECVVVAWKKGEGDIHLVAYVVCENSMQAEQGGIQSFLEKSLPDYMVPRIYVFLEMMPLSPNGKIDRKSLPAPVVSTDRAYEAPRNGTEKLLADIWKKILSLDRIGINDNFFEIGGDSLKAMETIIHLKKQGMQLEIKDLFEGQTIRNLGKCIRNSVNRDKEVPVTGEIGLLPTQKGFFRKTRTEITHWNISVMLYRKDRFDENIIKKAFTRIVEQHDALRINFRIDGEKITQFNRGIDGELFEISIFDCIADKDDTTNMDDVAYALHRSMNLTEGPLVKLALFRRFDGDHLLLVIHHLLCDGLSLMTILEDAATVYNQLQRNEPTILPPKTSSLKEWSERIYDYCNSSEFLKEINYWGKVENIPVAQLPKDTAFNEERHKHDVAINETLLFDNETRVLMKNVNQRFDTDIKDLLATAFGAAVKEWTESDNILIDYKIHGRENIFDGIDVSRTVGWFATEFPAVLDMSQLEDLQAQILSIRDMFRNVPGRGLGYETLREITLPENKKELKLNLCPEILFNYSGDFAGRTNEDFQGFGISSLYKNLNESPESERKYTLIIELMILDGNLNVTLHYNKHQYYESTMTGLLNKFKKYLYKITDLGKKINSERRGKLYE is encoded by the coding sequence ATGTCTGTAATGCAATTTTTGTCAAGATTGCGTAATATGGGAGTTAATTTATGGCTGGACAAAGATGATTTAAAGTATCAGGCTCCAAAAGGAGTAGTAAACAAAACATTACTTGCTGAAATATCTCAAAATAAACATGAAATAATAGAATTTCTTAAAAAATTAAAAATAGAAACAAGTTCAAATAATGAACGGATTCCACAGGCTCCCAGAGACGGCATAACGGAATTTCCACTCTCCTATTCACAACAGTCCATGTGGTTTTACGATCAACTCATAAAGGGTAATCCCGCTTTTAATATATCAAACGCAGTAAAGATTACAGGTAAACTTGATACAGCTGCTATTGAAAATGCAATAAATGAATTGGTAAAAAGACATGAAGCCTTGAGAACTACATTCATAAGTAATAATGAAGGAAATCCCGTTCAAGTAATAAATCCTCAATTCAAAGCACAACTCTGTACAACGTATGTAGATTATTCCGCTGATGAATCCAGGTTTAAAGACCTTTTAAAAGAGGAAGCGAGAGGTGTCTTCAATCTGGAAACCGGACCCTTATTCCGTTTTCACCTTTTTATACTGAGTGAAGAGGAATATATACTTACAATGGTCATACACCATATAATATCAGACGGCTGGTCAAATACGGTATTGGTGGGGGAACTGTTTACTCTGTACAAAGACAGTGTACAGGGCGTGGAACAGGTATTGCCGCTGCCTCCCGTACAATTTGCGGACTATGCCTACTGGGAAAAAAACAGGCTTCGTGGAGAATTACTTGAGAATTTGCTGAACTATTGGAAAACGCAGCTTGCAAATACCGGTACCTTAAAACTTCCTTTGGATCGTGAAAGATCAGCAGTGCGTTCTTTTGAGGGGGGATATGAGGCTGTGGAGATATCACCTGAGCTAACAAAAAAAATAGATATTATTTGTAAAAGCAAAAATGTCACCCAGTTCATATTGATTCTTGCTGCGTTTAAAACTTTACTTTACATATACTCGGGACAGCAGGATATTTGTGTAGGTACTGTTGTAGCAAACAGAAACAGAAAAGAGATTGAACGTGCAATAGGATTTTTTATGAATACTCTTGCATTACGTACACGGATTGACGGAGAAAGTTGTTTTACTGAGATACTGGAAAGAGAAAAGAAAACAACATATGATGCATTTACATATCAGGAGCTGCCATTTGACAAAATGGTTGAGGAGTTGAAGCCCCCCAGAGAGGATGGAGTAAATCCATTTTTTCAGGTTATGTTTATACTTCAAAATACTCAAAAAGTGGAATTAGAGCTTCCCGGAGTAAAAATGAAGCCTATTGAAATAGAAAGCGGCATGGCGCCATTTGATTTAAGGCTGCAACTTACTGAATCACATGAAGGCTTAAAAGGTGGCTTTGATTATAATTTATCAATATTCGATCCTGCTACTATCAGAAGTCTGGCAAGGCATTTAATTACAACACTTGAATGTATAGTACAAAATCCTGAACAAAAGATTATACAGCTTCCGATTTTTACACCGGATGAAAAGAGGGATATAAAAAATAAATTCAGACCTACTAATGAGGAAAAATTAAAAATTGCTGTTGCAGCAACTTTTACAGCCGAGCCTGTAGAAGACTATATAAACTGGTGGTGCAAACAATTCGGCATTAAAACAGAGGTAGCTTTTGCACCCTACAATCAGATATTTCAACAGATTTTAGACGAAACAAGTCTTATTTCACTGAATAATGGTGCAAATGTATTGCTAGTCCGCTTTGAAGATTGGCTGAGAAACGATATGTCAGGCGATGCTGAACAGCTTGAAAAGCTTGAAAAGAATTTTAGTGATCTTGTGAATGCATTAAAATCAAAGACTAAAGGAATACCTTATTTTGCTGGGGTTTTACCTGTCTGTCGCTATTCGAATATCAGCCAAAGGGTCAGTGAATTCATAGAAGATATGAACTGTAGATGGAAAATGGTTCTGGAGGAAATGGAAAATGTATATGTAATGGATTGCAGATTTCTTAATGAGCATTATGCTATAGATGTAGTATTTGATCCCTTGAAGGATACCGAAGCACATATGCCTTTCAGCGATACATTTTTCAGTGCTTTGGGAACCGTTGTTGCCAGAAAGATATGTGCATGGAGAAAGCAGAATTTCAAGGTTATAGTTCTTGACTGTGACAATACCTTGTGGAAAGGGGTTTGCGGGGAAGAAGGTACACAGGGAGTCATAATAAATGAACCCTTTAAAAGAATGCAGGGGTTTATGCTGAAACGTTACAGGGAAGGTATGCTTCTGGCTGTTTGCAGTAAAAACAATGAAGCTGATGTTTGGGATGTATTTGAAAACAACAAGGGAATGTTACTTAAAAAAGAGCATTTTATTGCATGGAGAATAAACTGGAGGTCAAAGGCCGACAACATAAAAGAAATTGCAGATGAGCTTAACCTTGGTATTGACAGCTTCATTTTTATAGACGATAGTCCTGTGGAGTGCAGTGAGGTAATGATGAAACTGCCGGAGGTACTCACTCTTAATCTGCCGGAAGATGAAGCACAAATACCCGGGTATCTCAAGCATGTATGGGCCTTTGACAGATTCAAAGTCACCGCAGAAGATGCCCAAAGAACACAAATGTATCTCGCCGAGAAAGAAAGAAAGCAAATACAGGACAGTGTTCAGTCTCTGGATGGTTTTATAAAAGGACTTGAACTTAAAATGAGCATGAATCCCGTAGAGGATTCACAGTATATTAGAGCGGCCCAACTGACACATAGAACCAACCAGTTTAACCTTAGTACCATAAGAAGAACGGAAGAGGAGCTGAGGCAGCTTACGAGTTTACCGGGCTTCAGATGTCATGTAATAGAGGTCAGTGACCGGTTCGGTGATTACGGTCTGGTTGGTGTGATAATTTCAAAGGAAAGCGGCAGCAAACTTTTTATAGACACATTCCTGCTGAGCTGCAGAGTATTGGGAAGAAGGATTGAAGATGCAATACTTGTTGGTCTTAAAAAGCTTTGTATAAAAACAGGTACAAAGGTACTTGAAGCAGAGTTCCGCCCCACGGAAAAAAATATACCGTTTAAAAATTTCCTTAATAATAGCGGCTGGAAAAGTATTGAAGAAGGGAATGAATTAAGTAGATTCCAACTGGACATTGAAGCAATATCTGACAACGAGAATCTGGTAGAGTGTTATTTTAATTCAAAATTTGAGGTCTCCGTAAAGTCCCCAGAAGTTGTAAAATCTAAACATGAACCAGTTCACATAAAACAAGAGGAGAAAGAGACTTCAGTCAATAACGGCTGGAAGGTACTTTCGGTAAACAGAGAAAACCTTCTTCACAAAGCATATCTGCTTGCCCTTGAAAATGCTTTCGGAAAATCACTGACAGCACTGCCTGTGCATAGGACAGGTACAGGTGCTAAAGCTGTCGCGACAAAAAACGAAGAATATAAAGCACCCTGCAACAAAACGGAAAAAATACTGGTTGAAATATGGCAGGAGATACTTGGCGTTGAAAATATAGGAGTTAATGACGATTTCTTTAGACTGGGGGGGCACTCCCTTACTGCTGTTTCCATAATTTCAAGACTTAGAGACAGATTCCATAAATACATACCTCTACAATGGATTATAGAGAACAGAACCATAGGCCAATTGGGAAAACTAATAGGAGAAATTGAAGAAACAGATAATTCAGATGACGAACAAGACCATATATCAATGGTCTCTGACGAAACAAAGGAATATCCACTTTCATTTTCCCAGCAGTCCATGTGGTTTTATGACCAACTGAACAAGGGTAATGCAGTATTCAACCTGTCCAGTGCCGTACGTATAAGCGGCAGACTGAATATTGAAATCCTTAAACAAACACTGGAAAATGCAGTCATGTCCCATGAAGCTTTAAGAACAACATTCAAGAACATTGACGGAATCCCTGTTCAGGTTATAAATGACAGCGTTGCTGTGGAGATAAATAAAATTGACCTAACGCACCTTAATAAAAATAATGAAGAAGAAATCAAGAACCATCTGAAACAAGAAGCACGCTTTATATTTAATTTGGAAAAAGGTCCGTTGTTCAGATTCTGCCTTTTCTTTCTCAACGGAAATGAATATATTTTTTCAATGACAACACACCACATAGTATCTGACGGTTGGTCAAATACAATAATAGTAGAAGAATTTTTACGGCATTACACGCAGTTTGCAGAGGGACAAAACATAGAAATAAAACCCCTTCCGATACGGTTTGCCGACTATGCCGTGTGGGAAAGAAACAGATTTACCGGGGAAAGATTGGACAAGCTCATGGGCTACTGGAAAAAACAGCTTGAAAACCCTACAACACTTGAACTTCCCACAGATAAGGCCAGACCTAAAACCCGTACATACGAAGGTGGCTTTGAGAGCATTGCAATTCCTGAAGCACTGGTGCCTGAACTCAAGAAACTTTGCAATAACCAAGGTGTAACCATGTTCATGCTTATTCTGGCGGCATTTCAGACACTATTGCACAGGTATTCGGGACAGAACGACATTTTCACGGGTACAGTAGTTGCAAACAGAAACAGAGCTGAAATTGAAAATACAGTGGGGCCTTTCATAAATACTCTTGTTTTGAAAACTAATTTTGACGAGAACCCCGATTTTTTATGCCTTCTGGCAAAAGTTAAAAAAACCACTCTGGAGGCATATGAACATCAGGAACTACCCTTTGACAAAATGCTTGAAGAAATGAGACTGGAACGCGACCTCAGCAGGGCTCCGTTGTTTCAGGTTATGTTTATACTCCACAACAATAAGAAAGCTGAACTGGAACTTGACGGAATGAGAATAACCGAAATAGATGTAGCAAGCGATATGGCTCCTTTTGATTTAAGGTTGCAGCTGACAGAGACAGAAAAAGGGATAAAGGGCGGGTTTGACTATAACATATCGCTATTTGAGACTGAAACAGTTAAAGCAATATCGATGCATCTCATAAAATTGATTGAAAGTATAGTACAAAAGCCTACTGAGAAAGTTTCTGGACTAGAATATATTACTGAAACAGAAAAGAGACAGATTTTAACAGAGTTTAACAATACTGATGCTGATTTTCCAGAGGAGAAGGTTATTTACCAATACTTAGAGGAACAGGCGGAAAAAGAGTCAGAAAACATTGCAGTAATACTTGAAAATAAAAAGCTGAGCTACGTGGAACTCAATGACAGGGCAAACTGCCTTGCAAGGCTTTTACAAAAAAATGGTGTAGGTCGGGAGAGTATAGTAGCTTTAATGATGGAACGTTCACTTGAGATGATAACAGCAATAATGGCCGTACAGAAAGCTGGAGGAGCATACCTCCCGGTAGACCCGCATTTTCCTGCCGAAAGAATAGACTATATACTCAAAGACAGTGATACAGGGATATTGCTTACCCATAAGGAGTTTGGAGACTTAAAAATTCCGCAAAACATAAAAAAGATAAATCTTGATTTAATTGATTTATCCCACGGAGAAAAATCAAATCTCCCTTTAATAGCAACTTCTGAGAATATTGCATATGTAATTTATACATCAGGCTCCACAGGTAAGCCTAAAGGAACGCTGATAGAACACAGGTCTCTTGTCAATAGACTTAACTGGATGCAAAAAAAATATCCGCTAAATAGAGACGATATTATCCTCCAGAAAACACCTTACACCTTTGATGTTTCTGTATGGGAACTGTTCTGGTGGTCTATTGCGGGAGCCAAGGTTTGCTTTCTTGAGCCGGGAGCTGAAAAAGACCCCGGAAAGATTGTGGAAGCTATTGAAAAGAATAATATTACAGTTATACATTTTGTGCCATCCATGCTTGGTGTTTTTCTGGAATATCTGAATCAAACTGGTGAAGTATCAAGGGTTGCCGGACTAAAACAGGTTTTCGCCAGCGGTGAGGCATTAACACCTTCACAGGTTAAGGCTTTTAGGTCACTGCTTTCAAAAAACGAAACCAGGCTTGCAAACCTTTACGGGCCGACGGAAGCGACAATAGATGTATCGTATTTTGACTGTGATACAGAGGATGAGCTTGATTCTATACCTATCGGAAAGCCTATTGACAACACAAAACTTCTTATAATGGACAAAAATATGCAGCTCCAGCCTGTGGGAGTAACAGGAGAGCTGTGCATAGGCGGTAACTGTCTGGCAAGAGAGTACCTGAACAAGCCTGAAATGACCGATGAGAAATTTATACCTAATCCATACAAACCCAATGAGAGGCTTTACCGAACGGGGGATCTGGCAAAATGGAGACGGGACGGAAACATTGAATATTTGGGAAGGATAGATTTTCAGGTAAAAATACGAGGACTGAGGATTGAACTTGGTGAAATAGAAAAGCAGTTAACGGCTCACCCGGATGTAAAAGAGTGTGTGGTAGTTGCATGGAAAAAGGGTGAGGGAGATATACATTTGGTGGCATATGTTGTATGTGAGAATAGTATGCAAGCAGAACAAGGAGGTATTCAGTCATTCCTTGAAAAGAGCCTCCCGGATTATATGGTTCCAAGAATCTATGTTTTTCTTGAAATGATGCCCTTATCCCCTAACGGCAAAATAGACAGGAAGTCACTTCCCGCTCCTGTGGTTTCAACAGACAGAGCTTATGAGGCCCCAAGAAACGGTACGGAAAAGCTGCTGGCAGACATATGGAAGAAAATACTGAGTCTAGACAGGATTGGAATAAACGATAATTTCTTTGAAATCGGCGGAGATTCCTTGAAAGCAATGGAAACAATAATACATCTTAAAAAACAGGGAATGCAGCTTGAAATAAAAGACTTGTTTGAAGGCCAGACAATCAGAAACCTTGGCAAATGTATCAGAAATTCAGTTAACCGAGATAAAGAAGTACCCGTTACAGGTGAAATAGGGTTGCTCCCTACTCAGAAAGGTTTTTTCAGAAAAACAAGAACGGAAATAACTCACTGGAATATTTCGGTAATGCTGTACAGAAAAGACAGATTTGATGAGAATATAATTAAAAAGGCTTTTACCAGAATAGTAGAGCAACATGATGCACTTAGAATAAATTTCAGAATTGATGGAGAAAAAATAACCCAATTCAACAGGGGCATAGACGGTGAATTATTTGAAATAAGTATATTTGACTGTATAGCTGACAAGGATGATACAACCAATATGGATGATGTGGCATATGCCTTACACAGAAGCATGAACCTTACAGAGGGGCCCCTTGTTAAGCTGGCACTTTTCAGACGCTTTGACGGAGACCATCTTCTGCTTGTGATACATCACCTGCTTTGCGACGGACTATCACTTATGACAATATTAGAGGATGCTGCTACAGTATACAATCAGCTGCAAAGAAATGAACCAACCATACTTCCTCCCAAAACTTCTTCCTTAAAGGAATGGTCGGAGAGAATATACGACTATTGCAACAGTAGCGAATTTCTAAAAGAAATCAATTACTGGGGAAAAGTTGAAAATATACCTGTGGCACAGCTCCCTAAGGACACTGCTTTTAATGAGGAAAGACATAAGCATGACGTTGCCATCAATGAAACTCTGCTCTTTGATAATGAAACAAGGGTACTGATGAAGAATGTAAACCAGAGGTTTGATACCGATATAAAGGATTTACTGGCGACAGCTTTCGGTGCAGCGGTAAAAGAGTGGACAGAGTCAGACAATATACTTATTGATTATAAAATTCATGGCAGGGAGAACATTTTTGATGGGATTGATGTTTCAAGGACAGTGGGTTGGTTTGCTACAGAGTTCCCGGCTGTGCTTGATATGTCCCAACTGGAGGATCTTCAAGCCCAGATACTATCAATCAGAGATATGTTCAGAAACGTTCCGGGCAGAGGACTTGGCTATGAAACTCTCAGAGAGATAACTCTGCCTGAAAATAAAAAGGAATTAAAACTAAACCTCTGCCCGGAGATATTATTTAATTATTCAGGTGATTTTGCAGGGCGGACTAATGAGGATTTTCAGGGATTTGGCATATCGTCATTATATAAAAACCTTAATGAAAGTCCCGAATCTGAAAGAAAATACACCTTAATTATTGAACTTATGATTCTGGATGGAAATCTGAATGTCACTCTACATTACAACAAACATCAATATTATGAAAGCACAATGACAGGTCTTCTTAATAAATTTAAAAAGTATTTATATAAAATTACAGACTTGGGTAAAAAAATAAATTCTGAAAGGAGAGGGAAATTATATGAATAA
- a CDS encoding type I polyketide synthase gives MGNFEENGSLDGAIAIIGMAGRFPGANNTEEFWENLYNGVESVKFFNHDDLIKMGIDEHLLDNPKYVAADAILDGMDMFDAEFFDYSAREAEITDPQHRLFLESAWEVLESAGYNSDLYDGRIAVYASANLSGYMVRNLYSNPGLVESLGSFKIMIANGQDFLATKVSYKMNLMGPSVNVNTLCSSSMVAVHYACQSLNSFECDIALAGGVSFQVSRNETFFYQEGGIGSADGHCRAFDSKANGTVSGSGLGILALKRLEDAIADGDCIHAIIKGTGINNDGSSKNSYTAPNVDGQAECIAEAIEMSGVNPETITYIDAHGTGTNLGDPIEIAALTKAFRAYTDKKEFCAIGSAKTNIGHLVNAGGLASMIKTVLSMKHRIIPASLNFEEPNPKIDFVNSPFYVNSKLSKWETEGFPIRAAVSSFGIGGTNTHVILEEAPAVVPSENSQRPYQLISLSAKTETALEKMTQNLVEHIKKNPDLNLADIAFTQHVGRRSFNHRRIMICKNLEDLETKISNSTCGNVISYFQKHKDRPVIFMFPGEGKYLNECGELYRTEEKFRNSVDYCADILFPMLGTDIKAVLDSGSYMNNNQTIERAAVFVAQYSMSKLLQESGLKPESMVGEGLGEYVCACISGVMSLEDSLRITAAEEEDFPGILSEISLSKPQIPFVSSFSGKWIEDSQATNTDYWLKQRNSSFSAQGLKEILSDDERIFVEIGNGKRFISEEGTSLIYVQNENKNQEEAFMECLGKIWVYGGNVNWNKFYEEEKRHRIPLPTYPFERQRYWIEPGVKSEAAKEPEFPVSDKSEIDEKLLAKCSRVSISASIELNENTYGLETHAPKKKQIEEMLLFKEKLEKLCSEFEGKINISPLLLKGSEEPSCSDLGGAEKLSKRPRPDLDVPYVEPVSETEKIIAEHWKKVLGFEKLGIHDDFFELGGHSLIAAAVATDLSKIFRIQIPMTKLLETTTIASVAEMVETYQWAVQGEGEAAAAEEDMEGGTI, from the coding sequence ATGGGCAATTTTGAAGAAAACGGTTCCCTGGATGGTGCAATAGCCATAATAGGTATGGCAGGCCGTTTCCCGGGTGCCAATAATACGGAAGAATTCTGGGAGAATCTTTATAATGGTGTTGAGTCGGTTAAGTTTTTTAATCACGACGACCTTATAAAAATGGGAATAGATGAGCATTTGCTGGATAATCCAAAATATGTTGCCGCTGACGCTATTCTGGACGGAATGGACATGTTTGATGCAGAGTTTTTTGATTATTCTGCAAGAGAAGCAGAAATAACGGACCCACAGCACCGTTTATTTCTGGAGAGTGCATGGGAGGTTCTAGAAAGTGCGGGGTACAATTCCGACCTTTATGACGGAAGAATCGCAGTCTATGCAAGTGCTAACCTTAGCGGATATATGGTAAGAAACCTGTATTCCAATCCCGGATTGGTTGAAAGTCTTGGCTCATTTAAAATAATGATAGCAAACGGACAGGATTTCCTTGCAACAAAGGTTTCCTACAAAATGAATCTTATGGGGCCAAGCGTAAATGTCAACACTCTTTGTTCGTCATCGATGGTAGCAGTTCACTATGCTTGTCAGAGTCTTAACAGCTTTGAGTGTGATATTGCTTTGGCAGGGGGCGTCAGCTTTCAAGTGTCAAGAAACGAGACATTCTTTTATCAGGAAGGCGGTATAGGTTCAGCAGACGGACACTGCCGTGCCTTTGATTCCAAAGCCAACGGTACGGTAAGCGGTAGCGGACTGGGTATTTTAGCATTGAAAAGACTTGAGGATGCAATCGCTGACGGTGACTGCATACATGCAATTATAAAGGGAACAGGCATTAATAACGACGGTTCGTCCAAAAACAGTTATACTGCTCCTAATGTAGACGGTCAGGCCGAATGTATTGCTGAGGCCATAGAAATGTCAGGCGTCAACCCCGAAACAATAACCTATATAGATGCTCACGGAACAGGTACAAACTTGGGAGATCCTATTGAAATAGCCGCTTTGACCAAGGCATTCAGAGCTTATACCGATAAAAAAGAATTTTGTGCCATAGGTTCGGCCAAAACCAATATAGGGCATCTTGTAAATGCCGGTGGTCTGGCCAGCATGATAAAAACAGTACTTTCCATGAAACACAGGATAATTCCGGCAAGTCTGAATTTCGAGGAGCCGAACCCCAAAATAGACTTTGTAAACAGCCCATTTTATGTAAACAGTAAACTTTCAAAATGGGAAACAGAAGGTTTTCCTATAAGAGCAGCTGTTAGCTCCTTTGGAATCGGAGGTACCAATACACATGTTATTCTGGAGGAAGCTCCTGCTGTTGTACCATCGGAAAATTCCCAAAGGCCTTACCAATTGATTTCACTATCAGCAAAGACAGAAACAGCACTTGAAAAAATGACACAAAACCTTGTTGAACATATAAAGAAGAATCCTGACTTGAATTTGGCAGATATAGCATTTACACAGCATGTAGGCAGAAGGAGTTTCAATCACCGCAGAATTATGATATGTAAGAACCTTGAAGATTTGGAAACAAAAATAAGTAATTCCACCTGTGGTAATGTTATCTCATACTTCCAGAAACATAAGGACAGGCCGGTTATATTTATGTTTCCGGGAGAAGGGAAATACCTAAATGAATGCGGTGAATTGTACAGGACGGAAGAAAAGTTCAGAAATTCCGTCGATTACTGTGCAGATATTCTGTTCCCCATGTTGGGTACTGATATCAAAGCAGTACTTGACTCCGGCAGTTATATGAATAACAACCAAACCATTGAAAGGGCAGCTGTCTTTGTTGCACAGTACTCAATGTCAAAACTTCTTCAAGAATCAGGTTTAAAACCTGAAAGTATGGTAGGAGAAGGTTTGGGAGAATATGTTTGTGCATGTATTTCAGGAGTGATGAGCCTTGAAGATTCATTGAGAATTACTGCTGCCGAAGAAGAGGATTTTCCGGGAATTCTTTCGGAAATTAGCTTGAGCAAACCTCAAATACCTTTTGTATCATCCTTTAGTGGGAAATGGATAGAGGATTCGCAAGCTACAAATACGGATTACTGGTTAAAACAGCGTAACAGCAGTTTTTCAGCCCAAGGCTTGAAGGAAATTCTGTCGGATGATGAAAGGATTTTTGTTGAAATCGGAAATGGAAAAAGATTCATTTCAGAAGAGGGTACTTCGTTGATATATGTTCAAAACGAAAACAAAAATCAAGAAGAAGCCTTTATGGAGTGCTTGGGAAAGATTTGGGTTTACGGAGGAAATGTAAACTGGAATAAATTCTATGAGGAGGAAAAGAGACACCGTATTCCTCTTCCTACATATCCATTTGAAAGGCAGAGATACTGGATTGAACCGGGAGTAAAAAGCGAAGCTGCCAAGGAGCCTGAGTTCCCTGTTTCGGATAAATCAGAAATAGATGAAAAGTTGCTTGCGAAATGCAGTAGGGTAAGCATTTCCGCATCCATAGAGTTAAATGAAAATACATACGGCTTAGAAACACATGCCCCAAAGAAAAAACAAATAGAAGAAATGCTTTTGTTCAAAGAAAAACTTGAAAAATTATGCTCTGAGTTTGAGGGAAAAATAAATATCTCACCCCTTTTGTTAAAAGGGTCTGAAGAGCCTTCCTGCAGTGATTTAGGAGGTGCCGAAAAACTTAGTAAAAGGCCTCGTCCCGATTTGGATGTACCTTATGTGGAACCCGTCAGTGAGACTGAAAAAATAATTGCCGAGCATTGGAAAAAGGTTCTTGGCTTTGAAAAACTGGGAATACATGACGATTTCTTTGAGCTGGGAGGCCATTCGCTGATTGCTGCCGCCGTTGCAACCGATTTGAGCAAGATATTCAGAATACAAATTCCGATGACCAAGCTTTTGGAAACCACCACAATAGCCTCTGTTGCAGAAATGGTTGAAACCTATCAATGGGCTGTGCAGGGAGAAGGAGAGGCGGCTGCTGCGGAAGAGGACATGGAAGGCGGCACAATATAA